Proteins from a genomic interval of Streptomyces sp. Tu6071:
- a CDS encoding FHA domain-containing protein, protein MQIRLSLLARRGAGRDCDVLVTAPAGTQLSAVAAGLKQAARAGETTSSWWVDGTRLDPHRAVLGEPPLVDGAVLALGGPAGPGGEPDPTAPQLQVVSGPDAGGVHVLHGGEVRIGRSAEADVTLDDPDVSRAHCAVVLGPGGRAEVADLGSTNGTSIEGRPVGRTPQPLPRGALLRVGESVLRVVAGGTQPPVATVPDGEGHVRVRAGADEGARAVAGEWREAEGGPEAGERPEAGAPRTRTPEVPRPAGGPRTASPHGADATHAAQGLRGLHEARDAQDAGEARPHPFDGAPERDAPAPQDPGETRTARRKGGLGRWGRRRGARTDEAAAPTAGQATTAGPPAPEAPLPPAPVPLPARSPDAWPDPALLLLTALGPGPRLWERGPGHPEALACRVGTSEHPRPEGGALPVPLTVSLAESGSLGLAGPRERLSGLARAVLAQYAALHSPDTLEIVLVSTDRHQPLAERVARWGWLGWLPHVRPTRGQECRALLAYDNEQAAARFAEVRGRTPGQYEGLRTLVVLDGDPGTPALREAAAWCASAEGRAAGVHLVCLAETAAASPASPVAETFEAACAQVAAFRDCGAVALLSGDVATAVHVLRAAHGRLAGHGTTGTVDAVSAAWAERFARALAPLRTDAAQGAPRTAATASPLPQAVRLLDELGLARATPASLLARWASAAEEAREGRVLGVLGAGPEGPAHVDLGGAQGPHLIIEGPAGSGRTELLRALAASLAAGERPDRLGLVLVDGAGAQPEGAGLGVCAELPHVTTVLRAQDPVRMREFAQALAGELKRRARLLDGGGTAPGEPLVPAQGGVGDTPSGRVRARGAAGQGPGAGTGSGTGPGSGPASGPAGGDGPAGGVGGTGAGPGGPRAAAVSVAARTSRVREQEARARVMFDQEQPPSGPAYERERSRYGQERAAHGPYGRPRVPYDQEADQRPAPHPADATAANSADHPGNSVPPQSRGAESGDIEAPPSRTLRLRPRTSSGARNPLPRLVVLVDDVDALLDPPLGATGRPAAGSVVRALEAVVRDGARLGVHLIAAGARTEKAAASYVARAAGVRVVLDAPSPAPEDPAPGRGRLLTQDGAALPFQAGRVTGRIPRTATLRPTVTALEWPKMGDAPERARPVRELGNGPTDLALLASALDRAARAAEAKPQEPLL, encoded by the coding sequence ATGCAGATTCGGCTCAGCCTCCTGGCACGGAGGGGTGCGGGACGCGACTGCGACGTCCTCGTCACCGCCCCGGCGGGCACCCAGCTCTCGGCGGTCGCCGCCGGGCTCAAGCAGGCCGCCCGCGCGGGCGAGACGACGTCCTCGTGGTGGGTGGACGGCACGCGCCTCGACCCGCACCGCGCGGTGCTCGGCGAGCCGCCGCTCGTGGACGGCGCGGTGCTCGCGCTCGGCGGCCCTGCGGGGCCGGGCGGCGAGCCCGACCCGACGGCGCCCCAGCTCCAGGTCGTCTCGGGCCCCGACGCGGGCGGTGTGCACGTGCTGCACGGCGGCGAGGTGCGCATCGGCCGCTCCGCCGAGGCCGATGTGACGCTCGACGACCCCGACGTCTCGCGCGCGCACTGCGCCGTCGTCCTCGGGCCCGGGGGCCGCGCGGAGGTCGCCGACCTCGGCTCGACCAACGGCACGAGCATCGAGGGCCGCCCGGTCGGCCGCACCCCCCAGCCCCTCCCGCGCGGCGCCCTGCTGCGCGTCGGCGAGTCCGTCCTGCGCGTCGTGGCGGGCGGCACCCAGCCGCCGGTGGCGACGGTGCCGGACGGCGAGGGGCACGTACGGGTACGGGCCGGGGCGGACGAAGGCGCGCGGGCGGTGGCCGGGGAGTGGCGGGAGGCCGAGGGGGGTCCGGAGGCCGGGGAGCGTCCGGAGGCCGGGGCGCCCCGTACCCGTACGCCCGAAGTACCTCGTCCCGCCGGGGGACCCCGTACCGCGTCCCCCCACGGCGCGGACGCGACGCACGCCGCCCAGGGCCTGCGCGGGCTGCACGAGGCGCGGGACGCCCAGGACGCCGGCGAGGCGCGCCCGCACCCCTTCGACGGCGCCCCCGAGAGGGACGCCCCCGCGCCGCAGGACCCGGGCGAGACCCGGACCGCGCGGCGCAAGGGCGGGCTCGGCCGCTGGGGACGGCGGCGCGGCGCCCGTACGGACGAGGCGGCGGCCCCGACGGCGGGGCAGGCCACGACGGCCGGGCCCCCGGCGCCGGAGGCCCCCCTCCCGCCCGCGCCCGTCCCCCTCCCCGCCCGCTCCCCCGACGCCTGGCCCGATCCCGCCCTCCTCCTGCTCACCGCGCTCGGCCCCGGCCCGCGCCTGTGGGAGCGCGGTCCCGGTCACCCCGAGGCGCTGGCCTGCCGCGTCGGCACGAGCGAGCACCCGCGTCCCGAGGGCGGCGCGCTGCCCGTCCCGCTCACCGTGAGCCTCGCCGAGAGCGGTTCGCTCGGTCTCGCGGGCCCCCGCGAGCGCCTCTCCGGGCTCGCGCGCGCGGTCCTCGCGCAGTACGCGGCGCTGCACTCCCCCGACACGCTCGAAATCGTCCTGGTCAGCACCGACCGCCACCAGCCGCTCGCCGAGCGCGTCGCGCGCTGGGGCTGGCTCGGCTGGCTGCCGCACGTGCGCCCGACGCGCGGCCAGGAGTGCCGCGCGCTGCTCGCGTACGACAACGAGCAGGCCGCCGCGCGCTTCGCCGAGGTCCGCGGGCGCACGCCCGGCCAGTACGAGGGCCTGCGCACGCTCGTCGTGCTCGACGGCGACCCCGGCACGCCCGCGCTGCGCGAGGCGGCGGCGTGGTGCGCGAGCGCGGAGGGGCGCGCGGCGGGGGTGCACCTCGTGTGCCTCGCGGAGACGGCGGCGGCCTCTCCGGCCTCGCCGGTCGCCGAGACCTTCGAGGCGGCGTGCGCGCAGGTCGCGGCGTTCCGCGACTGCGGGGCCGTGGCGCTCCTGAGCGGCGATGTCGCGACGGCCGTGCACGTGCTGCGCGCGGCGCACGGGCGGCTCGCCGGGCACGGCACGACGGGCACCGTGGACGCGGTCTCGGCGGCGTGGGCGGAGCGTTTCGCGCGGGCGCTCGCGCCGCTGCGGACGGACGCGGCGCAGGGCGCGCCCCGTACGGCCGCGACGGCGTCCCCGCTGCCCCAGGCGGTGCGGCTGCTCGACGAGTTGGGGCTCGCGCGGGCCACGCCCGCGTCGCTGCTGGCGCGCTGGGCGAGCGCGGCGGAGGAGGCGCGCGAGGGGCGGGTGCTCGGCGTGCTCGGCGCGGGGCCCGAGGGCCCGGCGCACGTGGACCTCGGCGGGGCCCAGGGGCCGCACCTGATCATCGAGGGTCCGGCGGGCAGCGGCCGTACGGAGTTGCTGCGGGCGCTCGCGGCCTCGCTGGCGGCGGGCGAGCGGCCCGACCGGCTCGGGCTCGTCCTCGTGGACGGCGCGGGCGCCCAACCGGAGGGCGCGGGGCTCGGCGTGTGCGCGGAATTGCCGCACGTGACGACGGTGCTGCGGGCCCAGGACCCGGTGCGGATGCGCGAGTTCGCGCAGGCCCTGGCGGGCGAGCTGAAGCGGCGGGCCCGGCTGCTCGACGGCGGCGGGACGGCGCCGGGGGAACCCCTCGTCCCGGCGCAGGGCGGCGTGGGGGACACGCCTTCGGGGCGGGTCCGGGCGCGCGGCGCCGCGGGTCAGGGACCGGGGGCCGGGACAGGTTCGGGCACGGGTCCCGGGTCCGGCCCGGCGTCGGGACCGGCGGGCGGTGACGGGCCGGCGGGGGGCGTCGGCGGTACGGGCGCGGGGCCGGGCGGTCCGCGTGCGGCGGCGGTGTCGGTGGCGGCGCGGACGAGTCGCGTACGGGAGCAGGAGGCGCGCGCCCGGGTCATGTTCGACCAGGAGCAGCCGCCGTCCGGGCCCGCGTACGAGCGGGAGCGCTCGCGGTACGGGCAGGAGCGGGCCGCGCACGGCCCGTACGGCCGCCCGCGCGTCCCGTACGACCAGGAGGCGGACCAGCGTCCGGCGCCGCACCCGGCGGACGCGACGGCCGCGAACTCCGCCGACCACCCGGGCAACTCGGTGCCCCCGCAGTCGCGCGGCGCGGAGAGCGGCGACATCGAGGCGCCGCCGAGCCGCACGCTCCGCCTGCGCCCCCGTACGTCCTCCGGCGCGCGGAACCCGCTCCCGCGCCTCGTGGTCCTCGTGGACGACGTGGACGCGCTGCTCGACCCGCCGCTCGGCGCGACGGGCCGTCCGGCGGCCGGTTCGGTGGTCCGGGCGCTGGAGGCGGTGGTCAGGGACGGGGCGCGTCTCGGCGTGCACCTGATCGCGGCGGGCGCGCGCACGGAGAAGGCGGCGGCCTCGTACGTGGCGCGCGCGGCGGGCGTACGGGTCGTGCTCGACGCGCCGTCCCCGGCCCCGGAGGACCCGGCCCCGGGCCGCGGTCGCCTCCTGACCCAGGACGGGGCGGCGCTCCCCTTCCAGGCGGGCCGCGTGACGGGCCGCATCCCGCGTACGGCCACTCTGCGCCCCACGGTCACCGCGCTGGAGTGGCCGAAGATGGGCGACGCCCCCGAACGCGCCCGTCCCGTCCGCGAGCTGGGCAACGGCCCGACCGACCTCGCCCTCCTGGCCAGCGCGCTGGACCGCGCGGCGAGGGCGGCGGAGGCGAAACCGCAGGAGCCGCTGCTGTGA
- a CDS encoding carbohydrate ABC transporter permease: protein MTAAVPGTVPEPGATSTAPRERPGKGESFAARAARVAAGGVLRIFLLAVAVFWLVPTIGLLISSLRSPSDIADDGWWKVFTSPAQLTIENYGNLLDNSAITHSLWSTVLITVPSTLLVVVIGSLAGYAFAWMDFPGRDGWFLLVVGLLVVPVQVALLPVSELFGWIGIFESTIGVILFHVAFGLPFAVFLLRNFFAEIPRELLEAARLDGAGELRLFTRVVMPLAGPAIASLGIFQFLWVWNDMLIALIFADSGSPPITVALQQQVRQFGNNVDILAPGAFLSMLIPLVVFFAFQRQFVSGVMAGAVK, encoded by the coding sequence ATGACCGCCGCCGTACCCGGGACGGTCCCGGAGCCCGGGGCCACGAGCACCGCCCCCCGCGAACGCCCCGGCAAGGGCGAGTCCTTCGCCGCCCGCGCCGCGCGCGTCGCGGCGGGCGGCGTGCTGCGGATCTTCCTCCTCGCCGTCGCCGTGTTCTGGCTCGTGCCGACGATCGGGCTCCTGATCTCCTCGCTCCGCTCGCCCTCCGACATCGCGGACGACGGCTGGTGGAAGGTCTTCACGAGCCCCGCCCAGCTCACGATCGAGAACTACGGCAATCTGCTCGACAACAGCGCGATCACGCACAGCCTGTGGTCGACGGTCCTCATCACCGTGCCGTCCACACTTCTCGTGGTCGTCATCGGCTCGCTCGCCGGATACGCCTTCGCCTGGATGGACTTCCCGGGCCGGGACGGCTGGTTCCTGCTCGTGGTGGGGCTGTTGGTCGTGCCCGTGCAGGTCGCGCTGCTGCCGGTGTCCGAACTCTTCGGCTGGATAGGGATCTTCGAGTCCACGATCGGCGTGATCCTCTTCCACGTCGCCTTCGGGCTGCCCTTCGCGGTCTTCCTGCTGCGGAACTTCTTCGCGGAGATCCCGCGCGAGCTCCTCGAAGCGGCACGGCTCGACGGCGCGGGCGAACTCCGCCTGTTCACCAGGGTCGTGATGCCGCTCGCGGGCCCGGCGATCGCCTCGCTCGGCATCTTCCAGTTCCTGTGGGTCTGGAACGACATGCTCATCGCGCTGATCTTCGCGGACTCCGGCAGCCCGCCGATCACCGTCGCGCTCCAGCAGCAGGTACGGCAGTTCGGCAACAACGTGGACATCCTCGCCCCGGGCGCCTTCCTGTCGATGCTCATCCCGCTCGTCGTCTTCTTCGCCTTCCAGCGGCAGTTCGTGTCGGGGGTGATGGCGGGAGCGGTCAAGTAG
- a CDS encoding DUF6281 family protein: MRFDGHAYGSAPPGVPLALAERLGPAVQPPCGGPAESEEVPHTAYRVRGPDPAVGLAVRPEGDGAAYLVAARRADGKLPAEVERPARTPSGASAPPSPAPTTTG; the protein is encoded by the coding sequence ATCCGCTTCGACGGGCACGCGTACGGGAGCGCCCCGCCCGGCGTTCCCCTCGCGCTCGCGGAGCGCCTCGGGCCCGCCGTGCAACCCCCGTGCGGAGGCCCCGCCGAGAGCGAGGAGGTCCCCCACACGGCGTACCGCGTACGCGGCCCCGACCCGGCGGTGGGCCTCGCGGTCCGCCCCGAGGGCGACGGCGCCGCGTACCTCGTCGCGGCCCGCCGCGCCGACGGGAAGCTCCCGGCCGAGGTGGAGCGGCCGGCGCGCACGCCGTCCGGAGCCTCCGCACCGCCCTCCCCCGCCCCCACCACGACGGGGTGA
- a CDS encoding ABC transporter substrate-binding protein yields the protein MAVAAGTAVALTACGSDGDSGKDKDGDAKKPSASAAQSSSGVRLPKLDGQTVKIAAVWSGAERDAFEKVLADFGKRTGAKTEYVAAQDPVIGFLESKIAGGGQPDVAMLPQVGAIQQAVERKWAKPVGAEAQAELKKNYGQGWQELGAVDGKQYGVYFKAANKSLVWYNTAVFDNAGAEVPTSWADFLKTAQTVADSGVTPVSVAGADGWTLTDWFENIYLSQAGPEKYDKLARHEIKWTDPSVKQALTTLGQLFGKPDLLAGGAKGALATEFPASVTQTFTGGDQPKAGMVFEADFVGINIAETDAKIGSDAKVFPFPAVGSGKAPAVVGGDAAVALKDSEGAQALLTYLASPEAAAIWAKTGGFISPNKALDTSAYPNDVQRGIAEALIKAGDDIRYDMSDQMPQSFGGSPNKGEWKALQDFLAKPKDVAAIQQRLERDAAKAYKD from the coding sequence ATGGCCGTCGCGGCGGGGACGGCCGTCGCGCTCACCGCCTGCGGGAGCGACGGCGACAGCGGCAAGGACAAGGACGGCGACGCGAAGAAGCCCTCCGCGTCCGCCGCGCAGTCCTCCTCCGGAGTCCGGTTGCCCAAACTCGACGGGCAGACCGTGAAGATCGCCGCCGTCTGGAGCGGGGCCGAGCGGGACGCCTTCGAGAAGGTGCTCGCCGACTTCGGCAAGCGCACCGGGGCGAAGACGGAGTACGTCGCCGCGCAGGACCCCGTCATCGGCTTCCTGGAGTCGAAGATCGCCGGTGGCGGTCAGCCGGACGTGGCCATGCTGCCGCAGGTCGGCGCGATCCAGCAGGCCGTGGAGCGCAAGTGGGCGAAGCCCGTGGGCGCCGAGGCGCAGGCGGAGCTGAAGAAGAACTACGGGCAGGGCTGGCAGGAGCTCGGCGCCGTGGACGGCAAGCAGTACGGCGTCTACTTCAAGGCCGCGAACAAGTCCCTCGTCTGGTACAACACGGCCGTCTTCGACAACGCGGGCGCCGAAGTACCCACCTCCTGGGCCGACTTCCTGAAGACCGCGCAGACCGTCGCCGACTCCGGCGTCACCCCCGTCTCGGTCGCGGGCGCGGACGGCTGGACGCTCACGGACTGGTTCGAGAACATCTACCTCTCGCAGGCGGGCCCGGAGAAGTACGACAAGCTCGCGCGGCACGAGATCAAGTGGACCGACCCCTCCGTGAAGCAGGCGCTCACGACGCTCGGGCAGCTCTTCGGCAAGCCCGATCTGCTCGCGGGCGGCGCGAAGGGCGCGCTCGCCACCGAGTTCCCCGCCTCGGTCACCCAGACCTTCACGGGCGGCGACCAGCCGAAGGCCGGGATGGTCTTCGAGGCGGACTTCGTCGGCATCAACATCGCCGAGACGGACGCGAAGATCGGCTCCGACGCCAAGGTCTTCCCCTTCCCGGCCGTGGGCTCCGGGAAGGCTCCCGCCGTGGTCGGCGGCGACGCGGCCGTCGCGCTCAAGGACTCCGAGGGCGCGCAGGCGCTGCTCACGTACCTCGCCTCACCCGAGGCCGCGGCGATCTGGGCGAAGACGGGCGGCTTCATCTCGCCGAACAAGGCGCTCGACACGTCCGCGTACCCCAACGACGTGCAGCGCGGCATCGCCGAGGCGCTGATCAAGGCCGGGGACGACATCCGCTACGACATGTCGGACCAGATGCCGCAGTCCTTCGGCGGTTCGCCCAACAAGGGCGAGTGGAAGGCGCTTCAGGACTTCCTCGCGAAGCCGAAGGACGTCGCCGCGATCCAGCAGCGGCTGGAGCGGGACGCGGCCAAGGCGTACAAGGACTGA
- a CDS encoding GNAT family N-acetyltransferase, translated as MTVRVTPVPAGDPRLRPLLTAYHLRTEEEKGVPVPGPADLPAAYLAEIEDPARSFAGATVLLATDDGAPAGCVVVRAPASAPAELKRLWTSPAHRGRGIGAALMATATALAGEAGAPALRLSVWSWREDALRLYARVGFHKVPSWESRPELVCLERALG; from the coding sequence GTGACCGTCCGCGTCACCCCCGTCCCCGCCGGGGACCCGCGTCTGCGCCCGCTCCTCACGGCGTACCACCTGCGCACGGAGGAGGAGAAGGGCGTTCCGGTCCCGGGCCCGGCGGACCTTCCCGCCGCGTATCTGGCCGAAATCGAGGACCCCGCGCGGTCCTTCGCGGGGGCGACGGTCCTCCTCGCGACGGACGACGGCGCCCCGGCGGGCTGCGTGGTCGTACGGGCCCCGGCGTCCGCCCCGGCCGAACTGAAACGCCTGTGGACCTCGCCCGCCCACCGGGGCAGGGGCATCGGCGCGGCCCTCATGGCGACAGCGACGGCCCTCGCCGGCGAGGCGGGCGCCCCCGCCCTGCGCCTGTCGGTCTGGTCCTGGCGCGAGGACGCCTTGCGCCTGTACGCACGCGTGGGTTTCCACAAGGTGCCGTCATGGGAGTCGCGTCCGGAACTGGTGTGTCTGGAGCGGGCGTTGGGCTGA
- a CDS encoding glycoside hydrolase family 97 catalytic domain-containing protein: MIGVTLSALASGGLLAATTAPSTAAPTPPTTAATPATTWTVRDPAHSALTARLALDPAGELRLAVTRDGAPVLAPGRLGLRTDRHDLTTGLRLVDREDRTVHDTYRMTTGKELRRSATARETTFAFRGADGARLGVVMRVSDDGVAYRYVLDEHGPVTVTGEASAFEVPKDAKAWVQPYATSYENERTETTAGAANEAEPKECAGDTCSFGYPALFETGGTYVLLTEADVDGRYSGSHLDHEDGGSAYSVALADDAPVTSPGPLATPWRTAIVGGLDTLVGSTLVDDLAPPSRVADTSWIRPGTDDWSWLSDTSSPGDLDRQRDFVDYAAAHGLEYTLVDAGWKASWVPELVRYARARGVDVILWFDWADLRTQAQRDAWFAKIKAWGVVGVKVDYMYSDSQSTFQWYDAILRDTAERHLMIDFHGATIPRGLQRTWPQVMSVEGVRGEENGQNPARDVFLAFTRNIVGSMDYTPTWFSRPNRQNSLAHELALPVVYESGWTSLGDNPEGFAAQPVAERYLEQLPTAWDETRLVSGGPGRTSGGERQAVLARRSGDRWFVGGILAGAGATMKAPLGFLGKGTWRLETIADHDGQLRRTVRTVTAKDTLAVPAVTDGGFTALACPATRGRTDCARPVTTAPATTLATDPTSVTAEAGGKASFGATFTLPEGAALRDVRLTVDRGRLPAGWTVTGPDVRAASLPAGKELTGHWTVTVARDQPGGTVEVPVVATYAHPAGGNAPPVHVEEVVRVSVPLHGTLYASDQPFLAESNGYGPVERDQSNGEAGGQDGKPLTIGGTVYAKGLGMNAPGQVRIDLQGRCTRFEAHVGIDDETSGRGSVTFTVLGDDERPLATTGVLRGGEAAVSLTADVTGVHTLTLTADDGGDGKNYDHADWGLAQLTCAD; encoded by the coding sequence GTGATCGGTGTGACGCTGTCCGCCCTCGCGAGCGGCGGACTGCTCGCGGCCACCACCGCCCCCTCCACCGCGGCCCCCACGCCCCCCACCACCGCGGCGACCCCCGCCACCACCTGGACCGTGCGCGACCCCGCCCACTCCGCCCTCACCGCCCGCCTCGCCCTCGACCCCGCCGGTGAACTGCGCCTCGCCGTCACCCGCGACGGCGCGCCCGTGCTCGCGCCGGGCCGGCTCGGCCTCCGTACCGACCGGCACGACCTGACGACCGGGCTGCGGCTGGTCGACCGCGAGGACCGCACCGTCCACGACACGTACCGCATGACCACGGGCAAGGAACTGCGCCGCTCGGCGACGGCGCGGGAGACGACGTTCGCCTTCCGCGGCGCGGACGGCGCCCGCCTCGGCGTCGTGATGCGGGTCTCGGACGACGGCGTCGCGTACCGGTACGTGCTCGACGAGCACGGGCCCGTCACCGTGACGGGGGAGGCGTCCGCCTTCGAGGTCCCGAAGGACGCGAAGGCATGGGTCCAGCCGTACGCGACGAGCTACGAGAACGAGCGCACGGAGACCACGGCGGGTGCCGCCAACGAGGCCGAGCCCAAGGAGTGCGCGGGCGACACCTGCTCCTTCGGCTACCCCGCGCTCTTCGAGACGGGCGGCACGTACGTCCTCCTGACGGAGGCCGACGTCGACGGCCGGTACTCCGGCAGCCACCTCGACCACGAGGACGGCGGCTCCGCCTACTCCGTCGCCCTCGCGGACGACGCGCCCGTCACCTCGCCCGGCCCCCTCGCGACGCCCTGGCGCACCGCGATCGTCGGCGGCCTCGACACCCTCGTCGGCTCGACCCTCGTCGACGACCTCGCCCCGCCCTCGCGCGTCGCGGACACCTCGTGGATACGTCCGGGCACGGACGACTGGTCCTGGCTGAGCGACACCTCCAGCCCCGGCGACCTCGACCGGCAGCGCGACTTCGTCGACTACGCCGCCGCACACGGCCTGGAGTACACGCTCGTGGACGCCGGGTGGAAGGCGAGCTGGGTCCCGGAACTGGTCCGCTACGCGCGGGCCCGCGGCGTCGACGTCATCCTCTGGTTCGACTGGGCCGACCTCAGGACGCAGGCGCAGCGCGACGCCTGGTTCGCGAAGATCAAGGCGTGGGGCGTCGTCGGCGTCAAGGTCGACTACATGTACTCCGACTCCCAGTCGACCTTCCAGTGGTACGACGCGATCCTGCGCGACACCGCCGAGCGGCACCTCATGATCGACTTCCACGGCGCGACGATCCCGCGCGGACTGCAACGCACCTGGCCGCAGGTCATGAGCGTGGAAGGGGTGCGCGGGGAGGAGAACGGCCAGAACCCGGCCCGGGACGTCTTCCTCGCCTTCACCCGCAACATCGTCGGCTCGATGGACTACACCCCGACGTGGTTCTCCCGCCCGAACCGGCAGAACTCCCTGGCGCACGAGCTGGCCCTGCCCGTCGTGTACGAGTCCGGCTGGACGAGCCTCGGCGACAACCCCGAGGGCTTCGCGGCCCAGCCGGTGGCCGAGCGCTACCTCGAACAACTCCCCACCGCCTGGGACGAGACGCGCCTCGTCTCCGGCGGGCCGGGCCGGACGAGCGGCGGCGAGCGGCAGGCCGTCCTCGCCCGCCGCAGCGGCGACCGCTGGTTCGTCGGCGGCATCCTCGCGGGCGCGGGCGCCACGATGAAGGCCCCGCTCGGCTTCCTCGGCAAGGGCACGTGGCGCCTGGAGACGATCGCCGACCACGACGGCCAACTGCGGCGCACGGTCAGGACGGTGACCGCGAAGGACACGCTCGCCGTCCCCGCCGTCACCGACGGCGGCTTCACCGCTCTCGCCTGCCCCGCCACCAGGGGCCGCACCGACTGCGCGCGGCCGGTGACCACCGCGCCCGCCACGACCCTCGCCACCGACCCCACGAGCGTGACGGCCGAGGCAGGCGGGAAGGCGTCGTTCGGCGCCACCTTCACGCTCCCCGAGGGCGCCGCGCTGCGCGACGTGCGGCTGACCGTGGACCGGGGGCGGCTCCCGGCCGGCTGGACCGTCACCGGCCCCGACGTGCGGGCCGCCTCGCTCCCGGCGGGCAAGGAGCTGACGGGCCACTGGACCGTGACCGTCGCCCGGGACCAGCCGGGCGGCACGGTGGAGGTGCCCGTCGTGGCCACCTACGCCCACCCGGCCGGGGGGAACGCCCCGCCGGTGCACGTGGAGGAGGTCGTACGGGTCTCCGTCCCCCTGCACGGCACGCTCTACGCGAGCGACCAGCCCTTCCTCGCCGAGAGCAACGGCTACGGGCCGGTCGAGCGCGACCAGTCCAACGGCGAGGCGGGCGGGCAGGACGGCAAGCCCCTGACGATCGGCGGAACGGTGTACGCCAAGGGACTCGGCATGAACGCGCCCGGCCAGGTGCGGATCGACCTCCAAGGCCGCTGCACCCGCTTCGAGGCGCATGTCGGGATCGACGACGAGACCAGCGGCCGGGGCAGCGTCACCTTCACGGTGCTGGGCGACGACGAGCGCCCACTCGCCACGACAGGGGTGCTCCGCGGCGGAGAGGCCGCCGTGTCCCTGACCGCCGACGTCACCGGGGTCCACACCCTGACCCTCACGGCCGACGACGGCGGCGACGGCAAGAACTACGACCACGCGGACTGGGGGCTCGCCCAACTGACCTGCGCCGACTGA
- a CDS encoding carbohydrate ABC transporter permease, which translates to MAAEAAGGAGRVPVPPASPSGGVPAPRTSPESPKSSRDMGPASVTRTRRSLAVLFLLPALVLLGALVLYPIVWNVVRSLFDSSGDGFVGLGNYREMFSDPNIRTAIKNNAIWLVVAPTVATALGLVLAVLTERIKWGTAFKLLVFMPMAISMLASGIIFRLVYEQDPDRGVANAVAVTVHDTFAESSAFPKAHPRPRSALEAAKGGAFLTREPVRSGTTVLLPLVGVAPDVMPDSARPAAAPAAPGKDGGIAGTVWQDFTKGGGGTLDKVDPKELGYPGMRIEAVKDGEVVASAKAGADGRFTLPAKADGARLRLPADNFREPYGGIDWLGPSLVTWSVIGAYVWMWAGFAMVLIGAGLAGLPRELLEAARVDGAGEWQVFRRVTVPLLAPVLGVVLVTLMINVLKIFDLVYVIPPGSARDDANVLAVELYNTAFVDGDAGVASAISIFLFILVVPVMLLNIRRLRRERKEERR; encoded by the coding sequence ATGGCCGCCGAAGCGGCGGGGGGTGCCGGTCGCGTACCGGTGCCCCCCGCGTCCCCCAGCGGGGGCGTGCCCGCGCCCCGTACGTCGCCCGAGTCCCCGAAGTCCTCGCGGGACATGGGCCCCGCCTCCGTCACCCGTACCCGCCGTTCCCTCGCGGTCCTCTTCCTGCTCCCCGCGCTCGTGCTGCTCGGCGCGCTCGTCCTCTACCCGATCGTGTGGAACGTCGTACGGAGTCTCTTCGACTCCTCCGGGGACGGCTTCGTCGGCCTCGGGAACTACCGCGAGATGTTCTCGGACCCGAACATCCGGACGGCGATCAAGAACAACGCGATCTGGCTCGTCGTGGCGCCGACCGTCGCGACGGCGCTCGGGCTCGTGCTCGCCGTCCTCACCGAACGCATCAAGTGGGGCACGGCGTTCAAGCTGCTCGTGTTCATGCCGATGGCGATCTCGATGCTCGCCTCGGGGATCATCTTCCGGCTCGTGTACGAGCAGGACCCCGACCGGGGCGTCGCGAACGCGGTCGCCGTGACCGTGCACGACACGTTCGCGGAGTCCTCCGCCTTCCCCAAGGCGCACCCGCGCCCGCGCTCGGCGCTGGAGGCCGCCAAGGGCGGCGCGTTCCTGACCAGGGAGCCGGTACGGAGCGGAACGACCGTTCTCCTCCCCCTCGTCGGTGTCGCCCCCGACGTCATGCCCGACAGCGCGCGGCCCGCCGCCGCACCCGCCGCGCCCGGCAAGGACGGCGGGATCGCGGGCACGGTGTGGCAGGACTTCACGAAGGGCGGCGGCGGCACGCTCGACAAGGTCGACCCGAAGGAACTCGGCTACCCGGGGATGCGGATCGAGGCCGTGAAGGACGGCGAGGTCGTCGCCTCGGCGAAGGCAGGCGCCGACGGCCGCTTCACACTCCCCGCGAAGGCGGACGGCGCCCGGCTCCGCCTCCCCGCCGACAACTTCCGCGAGCCGTACGGCGGCATCGACTGGCTCGGGCCCTCGCTCGTCACGTGGTCGGTCATCGGCGCGTACGTGTGGATGTGGGCCGGGTTCGCGATGGTCCTCATCGGCGCGGGACTCGCGGGCCTGCCGCGCGAACTCCTCGAAGCGGCACGGGTCGACGGGGCCGGGGAGTGGCAGGTCTTCCGCCGCGTCACGGTGCCGCTGCTCGCGCCCGTGCTCGGCGTCGTGCTCGTCACGCTCATGATCAACGTCCTGAAGATCTTCGACCTCGTCTACGTGATCCCGCCGGGCTCCGCGCGGGACGACGCGAACGTCCTGGCCGTCGAGCTGTACAACACGGCCTTCGTGGACGGGGACGCGGGCGTCGCGAGCGCCATCTCGATCTTCCTGTTCATCCTGGTGGTGCCGGTGATGCTGCTCAACATCCGCAGGCTGCGCAGGGAACGCAAGGAGGAACGCCGATGA